One window of the Haloarcula halobia genome contains the following:
- a CDS encoding energy-coupling factor transporter transmembrane component T family protein yields the protein MTSDVEMDIDALADATPGTSGLFDFQPGNSFLHRMNPVTKLVVTASMVTVALLAPSFRVPSIFFVGAIVATVLAGIFGRVARILGGLALPLAFSLLFFHGLFNPANETRLWVFENLPVVETIIVWEEGIRFALTILTPLLVLMVCVLATVMTTHPKKLAIAMIQKGLSPKLAYVFMAALQFIPDMREQAYDIIDAQQARGLNVKGSFRRRIRAFVDLLTPLLIGMLITTETRSLALDSRGFTRTNARTYLFEVPDRPVDRVLRWLGGGAVVAAVGWWVVQWL from the coding sequence CGCCCTCGCGGACGCGACCCCTGGAACCAGCGGGCTCTTCGACTTCCAGCCGGGAAACAGCTTCCTGCACCGTATGAATCCGGTGACGAAACTAGTAGTAACGGCCAGCATGGTGACGGTCGCCCTGCTCGCGCCCTCGTTCAGAGTGCCGTCGATATTCTTCGTCGGCGCCATCGTGGCGACGGTCCTCGCCGGAATCTTCGGTCGAGTCGCGCGCATCCTCGGTGGACTCGCGCTACCGCTCGCGTTCTCGCTGCTGTTCTTCCACGGACTGTTCAATCCGGCCAACGAGACCCGGTTGTGGGTGTTCGAGAACCTCCCCGTCGTCGAGACCATAATCGTCTGGGAAGAGGGGATCAGGTTCGCGCTCACCATCCTTACGCCCCTGTTGGTACTGATGGTCTGTGTGCTGGCCACCGTGATGACGACCCACCCGAAGAAACTCGCGATTGCGATGATCCAGAAGGGACTGTCGCCCAAGCTCGCCTACGTGTTCATGGCCGCCCTGCAGTTCATCCCGGACATGCGAGAGCAGGCGTACGACATCATCGACGCCCAGCAAGCGCGGGGACTGAACGTGAAAGGCAGCTTCAGACGACGTATCCGGGCGTTCGTCGATCTGCTGACGCCGCTGCTCATCGGGATGCTGATAACGACCGAGACGCGTTCGCTCGCGCTCGACTCACGCGGGTTCACCCGGACGAACGCGCGAACGTATCTCTTCGAGGTGCCCGACAGGCCCGTCGACAGAGTACTCCGGTGGCTCGGTGGCGGCGCCGTCGTCGCTGCCGTCGGCTGGTGGGTGGTCCAATGGCTCTGA